The Glycine soja cultivar W05 chromosome 4, ASM419377v2, whole genome shotgun sequence genomic sequence TTCCTGCATCCTACAAAAGCTAAGAAGAAAAGCATGTCCAGTTCTATTTGTCACCTTGGTATCACTTCAGAGACTGTTGCTTCATTGACAGAGTAATGCATAGAAGTGTTTGATGAACACTCGCGTTCAGTGACAGCTCTTCCAACAGAAAATGCAGGGCGTGTGGGGACGGAAAGACTCACTGTGTCACTTGCAAGCATATGAACAACACTTGACATTTTTGGTCtatctgctgcatcttcttgtACACACAATAGTCCAATGTGCATACACTTCAGAACTTCACTACGTACGCATGACTTTTCTATTATTGGATCCATCAATTCCAAACCTTTCCTCTCACACCAGAGGTTCCATGCCTATAATAgtaaatatatatgatttagtTAAAAGCAATTGAAGAAAATGAATATTAACATaaggttaaatatgttttacgtCCCTGCATATATagcaatttttgttttcaagcaTTCTAATTTCTTTTCTGCTTTTGATCCTTGTAATATTTGTCGTCACGTGTTTTGGTCCCTGCTGTGACGGTAAGGACTAAAAaccaaaacacaaaattttgctGGAACATAGAAGCAAAAGCAAgtactaaaaacaaaaattgttctatttgcCGGAACTAAAACCAAAAACTGCTATATTTTGCAGgaacataaaatcaaaattgCTATATTTGTAAGGaacttaaacatatttaagcctataaataaattaggaaACTTACATATATGAGAAGGCTTTGGCCTTGGTCTGACAGATAGAATTTACTACTCCTTTTTCCACTGATGATCTCTAACAAAAGAACACCAAAGCTGAAAACATCTGACTTTACTGAAAACAAGCCTTCCATAGCATACTCAGGAGCCATGTATCCACTGCTCAAAATCAATGTAGCAGCAAATTTTATCAATCACGTATTGCATGttaattcattaaattaataaatcaggttgaaaatatataaaatgtgatTCTCTGTGGCAATACACAGTTGCATACTCATGTAATTCATGTGAAGAATTTGGCTTGGTATGCAATGTTTTTGTACAAGTAAAAGaaagcaaaatagtttataCTTACTAAGTTCCCACAACTCTAATTGTATTTGCCTGCTTCTGGTCTCCTCCAAATGTTCTTGCCAATCCAAAGTCTGAAATTTTTGGATTCATTTCATGATCTAATAGAATGTTACTAGCTTTCAGGTCTCTGTGAATAACCCTTAGCCTAGAGTCTTCATGTAGATATAGAAGCCCTTTAGCAATCCCATTAATAATGTTTAATCGGTTTTTCCATTCCAGATGTTCACCCTTCTCCATATCTGACAATAAATACAAAGCAATGCaattattagaaatataatatattcaaaaaCATGTAATTCTAAGAAATATGACTAAATCCATAGAAAATATGACCTAGGTAGCAATTGTGTGTGCATGTGTGTATATTTATAGATATTCCATCAAATGGTTGATTTCTTACAATGATGAGaaatataataacaaacaaCAGGTTCATTGCATTGGAGTCATACCAAATAAGTGGAAATCAAGGCTTGAATTTGGCATGAATTCATAGACAAGAAGCTTTTCATTTTGCTCAATGCAGCAAGCCAACAGTCTCACAAGGTTGCGATGCTGTAATTTTGCTATCAATATTACTTCATTTTTGAATTCCTCCACACCTTGAACAGAAGTTTTTGAAAGCCTTTTAACAGCAATTTGCCTTCCATCTGGTAAAACTCCCTAAAACATTTTTCAAGTCTCTAAGTCAGAATGTTGCAAGGGGagaaatcaaacaaataaatatcatgTCTTATATCCTAATTTTATACCTTATAGACAGGGCCAAATCCACCTTTCCCTAGTTTATGCTCATcagaaaaattatttgtacTTTTTAGAATAGTACTCAGAGGCATCATAGGAAGGTCAGCATTCATACTCTCCTCCTTGTCCGTTTGATCTTGAGAAAACATTGAATTTAGTCCATCCTCTTGAATAGCTTGTTTGTCTACAAAGATGAAGTTATCAAACATAAACAGGAACTGATAGATAGCCTCAGCTCAAAGAACATCTAAGAGTTAATGCTTACCTTTTTTCCATTTCAAACACCAGAAGTAGTATGTGCTGATAGACAATAGAGCTACTACCACAACTCCAGATACAGAAATGATTACTATAATCAACCACCTTCTGTTATCCCCATCTTCGTCTGCATCATTACCAAGACAAAACAATATGTTGCATTTGTGAAAAATGTTTGAGAGAAGTGgaaatatttgttgttttagGCCTTGTAAATAAAA encodes the following:
- the LOC114409440 gene encoding cysteine-rich receptor-like protein kinase 10 isoform X2; the encoded protein is MLIIHSGDCSKRRMVYQWFFIIKFMCLLCFVAGQNSSNTQPLDYRYACLDQTSVPPSTTYQTNLDDLISSLSSDSATSNGFGNGTSGIDENMVYGLYLCRGDVNTSLCHSCVQNSSILLKQHCPNTASAILWYPFCLLRYSNQNFFGNLTLTPRIPMFDATQNFTSAGEFDSDARVLMNGLIQMGSEEPLMFGTHMFNINGTQRRYGWVQCSRDITTEECRTCLSNMLEDVENCCEEKKVWRVFSPSCIVMYETQPFFLNGTSEPTPQQDEDGDNRRWLIIVIISVSGVVVVALLSISTYYFWCLKWKKAIQEDGLNSMFSQDQTDKEESMNADLPMMPLSTILKSTNNFSDEHKLGKGGFGPVYKGVLPDGRQIAVKRLSKTSVQGVEEFKNEVILIAKLQHRNLVRLLACCIEQNEKLLVYEFMPNSSLDFHLFDMEKGEHLEWKNRLNIINGIAKGLLYLHEDSRLRVIHRDLKASNILLDHEMNPKISDFGLARTFGGDQKQANTIRVVGTYGYMAPEYAMEGLFSVKSDVFSFGVLLLEIISGKRSSKFYLSDQGQSLLIYAWNLWCERKGLELMDPIIEKSCVRSEVLKCMHIGLLCVQEDAADRPKMSSVVHMLASDTVSLSVPTRPAFSVGRAVTERECSSNTSMHYSVNEATVSEVIPR
- the LOC114409440 gene encoding cysteine-rich receptor-like protein kinase 10 isoform X1 — translated: MLIIHSGDCSKRRMVYQWFFIIKFMCLLCFVAGQNSSNTQPLDYRYACLDQTSVPPSTTYQTNLDDLISSLSSDSATSNGFGNGTSGIDENMVYGLYLCRGDVNTSLCHSCVQNSSILLKQHCPNTASAILWYPFCLLRYSNQNFFGNLTLTPRIPMFDATQNFTSAGEFDSDARVLMNGLIQMGSEEPLMFGTHMFNINGTQRRYGWVQCSRDITTEECRTCLSNMLEDVENCCEEKKVWRVFSPSCIVMYETQPFFLNGTSEPTPQQDEDGDNRRWLIIVIISVSGVVVVALLSISTYYFWCLKWKKDKQAIQEDGLNSMFSQDQTDKEESMNADLPMMPLSTILKSTNNFSDEHKLGKGGFGPVYKGVLPDGRQIAVKRLSKTSVQGVEEFKNEVILIAKLQHRNLVRLLACCIEQNEKLLVYEFMPNSSLDFHLFDMEKGEHLEWKNRLNIINGIAKGLLYLHEDSRLRVIHRDLKASNILLDHEMNPKISDFGLARTFGGDQKQANTIRVVGTYGYMAPEYAMEGLFSVKSDVFSFGVLLLEIISGKRSSKFYLSDQGQSLLIYAWNLWCERKGLELMDPIIEKSCVRSEVLKCMHIGLLCVQEDAADRPKMSSVVHMLASDTVSLSVPTRPAFSVGRAVTERECSSNTSMHYSVNEATVSEVIPR